A window from Hemibagrus wyckioides isolate EC202008001 linkage group LG17, SWU_Hwy_1.0, whole genome shotgun sequence encodes these proteins:
- the LOC131368174 gene encoding tripartite motif-containing protein 16-like has protein sequence MDTMAKAVKNQKTQPQAASPAHCYTGPGDVECDSCIGRKRKAVHSCLVCLASYCEDHLQPHYQSPAFKRHKLVKAGAELQDKICSEHDRLKEIYCHTDQSFICYLCMMDKHKGHDTVAAKARRSEKQNELKEEQMKSQQRIQEKQKKVQELKQTVDIIKMRSQAAVGDSERIFTELISSMEKKRSEVKKLIRTQEKAEVSQTERLLNQLEQEIADLKRRVTELEELSQTPDDIHFLQSFPSLCVSPGCEDSPSFTVNQHLSFDGVRKSLSDLKERVEQICEEEFKKIRPQAAAAQMILPSEPKINKRNLQYLKQQVEEVLQAAAVQKILPSEPKSRDDFLQYFHYLTLDPNTEHPNLILSEKNRVVTLSKTQQQYSDHPERFDSWTQVLCKESVCGRCYWEVERSGDVFISVSYKEISRKGRGYECGFGFNSQSWSLECSSSSVFFRHNKIKTVLRGPASSRIGVYVDHSARTLSFYSVTDTMRLLHRVHTTFTQPLYAGIRIQSYDLPVSLCDQK, from the exons ATGGACACGATGGCTAAAGCGGTTAAGAACCAGAAGACTCAACCACAggctgcttctcctgctcactgttacactggacctggagatgtggagtgtgattccTGCATTGGGAGAAAACGCAAAGCTGTTCATTCCTGTCTGGTTTGCTTGGCTTCTTATTGTGAAGATCATCTTCAACCTCACTATCAGTCTCCTGCCTTCAAGAGGCACAAATTAGTCAAAGCCGGGGCAGAGCTCCAAGAtaagatctgctctgaacatgacAGACTGAAGGAGATCTACTGTCATACTGACCAAAGCTTCATCTGCTACTTGTGTATGATGGATAAACACAAAGGTCATGATACTGTTGCAGCTAAAGCAAGGAGAAGTGAAAAACAG AATGAGTTAAAGGAGGAGCAGATGAAATCCCAGCAGAGgatccaggagaagcagaagaaggtgcaggagctgaaacagactgtgGACATTATTAAG ATGCGTTCACAGGCAGCAGTAGGTGACAGTGAGAGGATCTTTACTGAGctgatcagctccatggagaaaaagcgctcgGAGGTGAAGAAGCTGATCAGAACTCAGGAGAAAGCTGAAGTGAGTCAAACTGAACGACTCCTGAatcaactggagcaggagattgctgatcttaagaggagagtcactgagctggagGAGCTTTCACAAACACCCGATgacatccatttcctccag AGTTTcccgtctctctgtgtctctcctggATGTGAAGACTCACCCAGCTTCACTGTCAATCAACATCTCtcatttgatggagtgaggaaatctctctcagatctgaaaGAACGAGTCGAGCAAATCTGTGAGGAGGAATTCAAGAAAATTAGACCACAAG ctgcagcagctCAGATGATTTTACCCTCAGAACCAAAGATCAACAAACGCAATCTGCAAT aTTTGAAACAACAAGTTGAGGAAGTCTTACAAG ctgcagcagttcagaagATTTTACCCTCAGAACCAAAGAGCAGAGATGATTTTTTGCAGT aTTTCCAttatctgactctggatccaaACACAGAACATCCTAatctcattctgtctgagaagaacagagtggtgaCACTCAGCAAGACACAACAACAatactctgatcatccagagagatttgactcctggactcaggtgttgtgtaaggagagtgtgtgtggacgctgttactgggaggtggagaggagcggtgatgtgttcatatcagtctcatataaagagATCAGCAGGAAAGGACGGGGTTATGAGTGTGGGTTTGGATTCAACAGTCAGTCCTGGAGTCTGGAGTGTTCTTCTTCCTCTGTCTTTTTCCGGCACAACAAAATTAAGACTGTGCTCCGAGGTCCAGcatcctccagaataggagtgtatgtggatcacagtgcaagaactctgtccttctacagcgtcACTGACACGATGaggctcctccacagagtccacaccacattcactcagcctctatacgCTGGGATTAGGATACAGAGTTATGATTTACCAGTTTCTTTGTGtgatcaaaaataa